Proteins found in one Magnolia sinica isolate HGM2019 chromosome 5, MsV1, whole genome shotgun sequence genomic segment:
- the LOC131245686 gene encoding uncharacterized protein LOC131245686 has product MSSSISLSFSISPSFSPHRHSNPSSFSLRHSHFLTHNPLCGLHTLPSLRRTRNTAPQTLPARVVISAVQSNFFKVLQTALRVGKDGIEAGTNLVPDVVPRPIARIGIAVVILTVSLFVLKSLLSTAFFVLAMMGLIYFVYITLNKDEGPGGGGGTGAGATEEETLEEARRIMEKYK; this is encoded by the exons ATGAGTTCTTCCATTTCCctctccttctcaatctctccttctttctcaccCCATCGCCACTCAAACCCCTCTTCATTTTCTCTCCGCCAttcccatttccttacccacaaTCCCCTCTGTGGGCTCCATACCCTCCCTTCCCTCAGAAGAACAAGAAATACAGCCCCTCAAACTCTCCCAGCACGTGTCGTCATCTCCGCCGTTCAATCCAACTTCTTCAAAG TTCTTCAGACAGCTTTGAGAGTTGGGAAGGATGGCATCGAGGCGGGGACGAATCTTGTGCCT GATGTTGTTCCAAGACCAATAGCGAGGATTGGCATAGCTGTTGTCATTCTGACGGTTTCCCTATTTGTACTCAAGTCACTCTTGTCAACAGCATTTTTTGTTCTG GCAATGATGGGGCTCATATATtttgtatacatcacattgaacaAGGATGAAGGCCCCGGAGGGGGTGGAGGCACTGGTGCTGGTGCCACAGAAGAGGAGACCTTGGAAGAAGCAAGAAGGATAATGGAAAAGTACAAGTAA